tcactggttgcctgtaattttaggttttattttgaaattttagttttaaCCTTTCGGCCCTACATGGTCCTAAAGGTTAGagcttttttaaactttgtggcTTGTTTGCAATGACTATTGAATGCTCTGAGACACGGCCTTATTATATTCTGTACAGATTCTTTATTTAACACAACGAGGATGATGCTCTTGAGTTCTGTGCTTGAGTACAGTTATTAATCACAGAGGCATACTGTGCATGGGTGCAACTGAACTTTGCCTGAGCTCTAATACAGATCACTTACAGTAAATCAACAAACCATTGTcatcagtaaggaaaatcgctatcggctgtcctaaaagtcgctagaagtcgctaaatgacgtcatcgcctaatttggaTAATTgatcatgctaatgtaattgtaacctacgctgttgaagagagaaataacatcgtggaagagacataaagtcagtaaaaaatgtcttaaatgcatttataatttatttcttttagcaattattgttttttaatgtcacaattccaaccctgctcctttaacCGTGCTTGGACCGGAAAAAGTGATAGGTTTGAATGtctcctgccctgatagcagctgggggaggatTATCCTCCGCCTGTGAGCGCTTTGCCATGGGCGAGGTGCCCACCAGAAAAAGttgccagatttgtcgctagtcgctttttaggaAAAAAGTCGCTAAcagggtctgaaaactcgctaaatatagcgacaaagtcgctaagttggcaacactgattgTCATGTATTTCTAAGAGTTCACTGTATGTTTTCTCtcgcttgctctctctctctctggctcctCGCTTTCTCTATTGCTCTAAAGCACCTTGTGTTTTGGGCTTTCTAGAAGATGTGGTCAATGGCTGTAGCGGATGGCTTGCTGCACACCTGTTCTCAATCTTCTCATCTAACTCAGTAATTAAGCACCAGCTTGTTATGAGAACCCTGCTTCCGAGATATCCTCTGTTCTGTTTATCTTAGCTGTATAGGATGCCTTTTAGAGTGACCTCTTTTGTTGGTCCTTCTTTTGGGCCATTCACTTCAACTCCTTTTCCACAGTATTTCTGCTGCTAcatcaaaaaacattttctgtacAAACTGAAAGACAAATACAAAACCAAATTAACATCTATTAGGTGACCTTAGAGGTCTCTATCTCCATTCCAGTTTTTTGTTTCTATGCTAATGCCCTTATCTTTACATAATTAATGcttctttggaaaacactaaatGTGTTCTTGTGTTGATTCTTTCTGAAATGACAACTCTTTGCTAAGATGCTAATATTCTTTATTATTGACAcaaaacagacatgaaaactaaTAACTTGAATTTATAGCCTTGCAGCAACACAGTTTTAAGTTAAGaataaataacaacagcaaacaaacaaatgaaaaatgcatttaagaaaacagaaaaacaatgatCCCTTGAGGTGTTTTTATATTACAAGGTAAAGAGAGTCCATGTGGATGATTTGCAAGTTACTGCTTGTTTTTTGTGGACACCAAATATAACATTGGAAACAAATCCCTTAGAGTGCCTAAATAAAAGAGCAACTCATGTAGCCATATGAGTATCGTATACAAATATGGAAATAGCAGTATATTTATagagaatatttaaataaatctgaGTAACAAATACACTAATAACAATATCaagcaaaaaaaatacaacaatctTAAATATATAGTATACATATGCTATACAAAAATAGATCtcagacagagaaaagaaaacttcTATACTGTGAAACATAATACACACATGAACGCAACAATTGAACCAAAcgacataaaaaacacacacatttaaattaCATACTTTCAACATGAGCTTTGCCAGATGTTGAGCTTTCCTTCACCGAACAATTTTTTGAGGTGTTtagagatttctttcattttgagtCCATAAACAATTGGATTAAAGAGAGGATGATATGAGCCATATAACCACTTGCAAGATCAATATAAAACGTGCAACATTAGGCAAATTCATTTCTAGATGAGCTATAATataagctgcattcagcttttatgctccttatatctggaacaaactcccagaaagcctcagatcagctgaaacactcagtttatttaaatccaggttgaagactcacctgttctcagctgcatttgaataaagcaccaaatccacacttttaagcttaaatttcaaaactaacattttaactactgattttatctatttctgattttatctgttttgattttatatactgttttgtttgtttgttaattagttagttagtttgtttgattgttttaatcaattttaaatcatgctttttacttgtttttgtttctaatgtctctgtaaagcactttgaatcaccttgttgttcaattgtgctatacaaataaacttgccttgcctataattatataatatgaacacaaacatgaaaagctGACTAAAACGAGCAAGTGAGGTAAACAGGTCTGTGCAGCTTTTGTCCTgacctccctgcagctgtcacgGCACTGTTTTAATTGATATTCAGATAAACAAACAGGCAGGAGTACAAATTTGAAAAGACTATGAACCATCAAACCAACATAGTTAGTTAATCATTAGCTCTCTGCATTGTTAAATTAGTCTCTAAAGGGTTACAAATGTGTATCCACAAGCATAAACAAAGATTTACAAATGTGTAGTGATTTATATTCAATTTTGAGTACTTACAAATTAATGcttaaatgcaaatgcaaatacTTTCAAGGGCCCGAGAGGcctttttctttaaagcaaagATTTTATTAAAAGATCTGATTAAACTCACAAGTCTTAGTGGGCAGGAGTGTCACACAGGAATGGAGTTCACTGAGCGGTGACTATTGGTTCAGGAGCGAAGGAAACTGGAGGTGGAAGGATTAGCGCTAACACAAGAAGTAAACAAAGCATAAGCAAAACATAGAAGCCAATTTACCACCTTGAGGTAGCAGATAATTCAACAGAGAGTACAAATCTGAGCTGACAGTGATTGGCTAGTGATTGCTGCTTATGACCTGCAGGTAAGGTGAGGTACAAGCAGGTAACCAGAACTCTGCCCAGAAGGGGTTGGGGGGTTGGAGTCAGGGTCCACAATACAACTGGCACTCAGTTTGGACCAGATtagagattagattagatgaaactttattaatccctcggttgggttcctccgggaaattcagtACCATTCAGACCATGACAAATACATGGTCCAAATGCAAATACAAAGTAATtttaacaaacatgaaacaattTTACAAATGTGTGTATAAAAACCTGCATAAACAGTAGTAGCATCACTTGTGGAATGTTCTGAATTCCATTATGGCCATTCTGGTAGAGCAGTTatgatttttattattcttgCTCAAGTGTCTTGGCCATTAATTGCTATGCTATTAtgtgttatgtttttatgttcaaacttcaaaaaaaaaagatgattaaaATTTACATTCTTATTCCCTGGTTCTGTTCCGAACACCATATCATGATTCAGAAAAATAGCTCAGAAACCTGGTTTTATGAAGGACTGCATGGCTGAGTacaatatttcatttcattatgtTCCTGTACTACAGATGTTCAAAATTCATGCATAATAATTACACCCTCCAGTGTGCACTCTAATTAATTAAACAGACAAATCTTTAGTTAGATTTTCATGATATATTCCATGAAGAAATAACTTTCAAGAATTTATATTGTTGAAACTCCAAAACTTAATTGAAACTCCAGTAACCCAACCCCCCACCaacagttgtttttaaaaaaaaataaaataaaaatctctccACTGTAGCTGTACAGTAGTTTCCTGGAGAGAAACTACTGTAGTTATAATCATTGTTATCAGCAGAGTACTACCAAATGTTGATAGAATACAGAATGGAGAAATTGAAAAGTCCCTTTTTTACTGTCACACAtgagaaattatttttatttaactacaCCTGACATGACAAAACAACCTTTTTAGGTGTTtagagatttctttcattttcagaccATATATAAACGGATTAAAGAGAGGGTTATACAAAACCACTTGTAAAGTCATTATTAACTGTGCAGTTTTTGGAAAATCAAATTCTAATTGACCTATAATGACATCATATGCACAAAAAGTAGTAAAAATGCTTAAAACAAACAGGTGAGGTAAGCAAGtctctgctgcttttttctGGATATCTCTACTGCTTCTGTAGGTTATTAGAAAAATCTTTGCATAGGTGAAAAGTatgaacaacacaggaaaaataGCAACATTTAGCAACACAATTAAACCGTAAATGAATGCTGCTCGTGGGCTCTCACAGTAAAGTTTCCACAATAAATTATTGCAAAAAATCCCTTTCAAAGTGAAATTACAGAATTTATTATTAAGAACTAATGCATGCGACACTGCAACTTGAAGGCCAGGCAAAAACCAAGCTAAAAATAGCAAAATATTGATGGTTGTTTGTCTCATAATGACTGGATACTTTAAAGGCTTACATATAGACACATATCTGTCAAATGCCATTGCTGATAACAGTAAGAAATCAGAGCCACCTATTGAGTAATACATAAAATGCTGAAATTGACatgctgaaaaagaaatcacCTGTTTTTCGGATAAAACATCAACAAAGAGTTTTGGGTAGATCGCAGTGCTGAAGACAACTGAGTTCACTGACAAAGCTGCAATGAAAATGTACATAGGCTCATGGAGATTTCGATGAATGCAGATCAGGAACACAATGGTTGAATTACTTATAATTATTAAAACATAAAGTGCAaccataattaaaaaatatagatATCCGCATCGCTTAAGTTCGACATAA
This genomic window from Astatotilapia calliptera chromosome 16, fAstCal1.2, whole genome shotgun sequence contains:
- the LOC113008102 gene encoding olfactory receptor 2T11-like — encoded protein: MDDELNVTYITLDGYVELKRCGYLYFLIMVALYVLIIISNSTIVFLICIHRNLHEPMYIFIAALSVNSVVFSTAIYPKLFVDVLSEKQVISFSACQFQHFMYYSIGGSDFLLLSAMAFDRYVSICKPLKYPVIMRQTTINILLFLAWFLPGLQVAVSHALVLNNKFCNFTLKGIFCNNLLWKLYCESPRAAFIYGLIVLLNVAIFPVLFILFTYAKIFLITYRSSRDIQKKAAETCLPHLFVLSIFTTFCAYDVIIGQLEFDFPKTAQLIMTLQVVLYNPLFNPFIYGLKMKEISKHLKRLFCHVRCS